From the Brevibacillus choshinensis genome, one window contains:
- a CDS encoding aldehyde dehydrogenase family protein, with amino-acid sequence MPKTYHNYINGEWVTSHTGKLFPSTNPAQVNEVLGYFQKSDGEDAREAIESAAKAFPQWSKTPAPVRGEFLFTLIHLLEQRKEELAETITREVGKTLREARGEVNKTITSMKQLTGEATRMTGQTVPSFDERVVGYTVREPIGVFAIIAPWNFPLGIGLWKIVPAIVAGNTVVFKPASNTSLISVKLMELLIESGVPAGVVNLVTGPGAVIGNELASNPTIKGISFTGSSEVGLSLGEAVGSRGGKIQAEMGGKNPAIILGDADIDLAIDCIVTSGFFDNGQRCTGTSRVLVVPEIADQVKAKLIERAKGMKVGDGFDPESHNGPVVDEHQLNLYLHYVQKGVEEGAVLACGGQRLTDGDLGNGYFVAPTVFTGVTQEMTIAKEEIFAPVIAVIDVESFEHAMEVANQVEFGLSSTIFTNDLRRAFEFVKGIQSGVTHVNMPSTHFESQYPFGGKKISGLGPREQGESALDFYVETKTVYIRP; translated from the coding sequence ATGCCGAAAACCTATCACAACTATATCAATGGTGAATGGGTAACAAGCCATACCGGAAAGCTATTCCCTAGCACGAATCCAGCTCAGGTCAATGAAGTATTGGGCTATTTTCAAAAATCAGATGGAGAGGATGCGCGCGAGGCGATCGAGTCTGCAGCAAAGGCATTTCCTCAATGGTCGAAAACGCCTGCACCGGTTCGAGGAGAGTTCTTGTTTACCCTGATCCACTTATTGGAGCAACGAAAAGAAGAATTGGCAGAAACCATAACACGTGAAGTGGGGAAAACCTTGCGGGAAGCGCGCGGGGAAGTGAACAAAACCATCACCTCCATGAAACAGCTGACGGGGGAAGCTACACGTATGACGGGTCAGACCGTGCCTTCCTTTGATGAACGGGTGGTCGGTTATACCGTTCGCGAACCGATTGGCGTGTTCGCCATCATCGCACCTTGGAACTTCCCATTGGGGATCGGGCTTTGGAAAATCGTCCCCGCCATCGTCGCCGGCAACACGGTCGTATTTAAACCAGCAAGCAACACGTCGCTGATCAGCGTCAAGCTGATGGAGCTCCTCATCGAAAGTGGAGTGCCTGCTGGGGTCGTCAACTTGGTGACTGGCCCGGGCGCAGTCATTGGCAATGAGCTCGCAAGCAACCCGACGATCAAAGGGATATCCTTTACCGGTTCTTCCGAAGTAGGACTGTCATTGGGCGAAGCAGTCGGCTCGCGAGGCGGTAAAATTCAGGCAGAGATGGGTGGCAAAAACCCGGCTATCATTCTAGGCGATGCCGATATTGATTTGGCGATTGATTGCATCGTGACCAGCGGATTTTTTGACAACGGCCAGCGTTGCACGGGAACAAGCCGCGTACTGGTGGTACCGGAAATAGCCGATCAAGTGAAGGCGAAATTGATCGAGCGCGCAAAAGGCATGAAAGTGGGCGACGGTTTTGACCCAGAAAGCCATAATGGCCCTGTTGTGGACGAGCATCAATTAAACCTGTATTTGCATTACGTCCAAAAAGGTGTCGAAGAAGGTGCTGTTCTTGCTTGTGGAGGACAACGGCTCACCGACGGAGACTTGGGGAACGGATACTTTGTTGCACCTACCGTCTTTACTGGAGTGACACAAGAGATGACGATCGCAAAAGAGGAAATTTTTGCACCTGTCATCGCCGTAATCGATGTGGAATCCTTTGAGCACGCAATGGAAGTGGCGAATCAAGTAGAATTTGGGTTATCCTCTACCATTTTCACCAACGATTTACGCAGAGCATTCGAATTTGTCAAAGGCATCCAATCCGGTGTGACTCATGTAAATATGCCATCGACCCACTTCGAATCGCAGTACCCGTTTGGCGGCAAGAAGATTTCTGGATTGGGCCCAAGAGAGCAGGGAGAATCTGCGCTCGACTTTTATGTAGAGACGAAGACCGTCTATATTCGACCTTAA
- a CDS encoding energy-coupling factor transporter transmembrane component T, whose amino-acid sequence MDLEFAHSFKKPQLTGNWFLDLNPLSKLNILIVLAIVPMIAQSWQVNVSMIAFYFLLAGAAGCFKRFSKMYIRFGVMIGFLLFIMRALFIPGETPIFKFWFITITQESINKGIAFSTMVVAICGAVMLYSVVTRAKDFMYALEKVGAPHTTSYIILSSFQAIIDLGNMSKVIMESQKARGIETEGNIRTRIKAFIPILGPLFLGAISSTEEKAIALDARAFSIKTKNTHLCHLRPVPVWEVIFVVVVNVALLGFIVWRVMS is encoded by the coding sequence ATGGATCTTGAGTTTGCCCATTCGTTTAAAAAACCACAGCTTACCGGTAATTGGTTTCTGGACTTAAATCCTCTGAGTAAGTTAAACATCTTGATCGTGTTGGCCATTGTGCCAATGATTGCCCAATCGTGGCAGGTAAATGTAAGTATGATTGCTTTTTATTTTTTGTTAGCAGGAGCAGCAGGGTGTTTCAAGCGATTTTCCAAAATGTATATACGATTTGGAGTAATGATCGGCTTTTTACTGTTCATCATGAGGGCTCTTTTTATTCCGGGTGAAACCCCTATATTCAAGTTCTGGTTTATAACAATTACTCAAGAAAGCATTAACAAAGGGATCGCATTTTCCACCATGGTTGTAGCCATTTGTGGTGCAGTCATGCTGTACAGCGTCGTGACGCGAGCTAAGGATTTCATGTATGCATTGGAAAAAGTAGGTGCACCGCACACCACATCCTATATCATTCTCTCTTCTTTTCAGGCGATCATTGATCTCGGCAATATGTCAAAGGTGATTATGGAATCGCAGAAAGCGAGAGGAATTGAGACAGAGGGCAATATTCGGACGCGTATCAAAGCCTTCATTCCTATATTAGGGCCACTATTTTTAGGTGCCATTTCGAGTACGGAAGAAAAAGCCATTGCTTTGGATGCTAGAGCATTTTCAATAAAAACGAAAAATACCCATTTATGCCACCTCCGACCTGTACCTGTATGGGAAGTAATCTTCGTGGTGGTTGTGAATGTAGCGTTACTAGGGTTTATCGTTTGGAGGGTTATGTCATGA
- a CDS encoding serine hydrolase domain-containing protein — protein MSLWIQPPVTGPTTEVDKKIMTLMESFKIVGVLAAVVKEKQVIWSNAYGWSDLDREIAATEDSVFRIASISKLFVATSLMQQFEQGKFQLDDDISDFLGFSFRNPHHPDDPITFRHLLTHTTSLNEDETGGELYVVFSQASRKSDPPTMEDLLVPGGSLYTDSLWSSNRPGDPSSFSYSNLASMIVAALVERMSSVPFDQYCREHILRPLGMTGSDFNVQAMKDINKLGVIYSWVDGQYVSGVDDFKCVKPEPIDWSGYVPGTNGSLFGPQGGLRTNARELSKFMMAFLQGGANEGARILQPKTVEMMLTSQWTFEGVDPGFNEIGLQFHITNQFIPNKKMFGHGGSAYGLYSGLYFSREEDFGIVFLTNGSNADEGTRGSFNNVEEALIDTLYEELIKE, from the coding sequence ATGAGCCTTTGGATACAACCGCCAGTAACGGGTCCGACTACGGAAGTGGACAAAAAAATAATGACATTGATGGAATCCTTTAAAATCGTTGGCGTTTTGGCTGCCGTCGTAAAAGAAAAACAAGTGATCTGGTCAAATGCGTACGGTTGGTCGGATCTGGATAGAGAAATTGCCGCAACGGAGGACAGTGTCTTTCGGATCGCTTCGATCTCCAAGCTTTTTGTCGCAACATCCTTGATGCAGCAATTTGAGCAAGGGAAATTTCAGCTGGATGACGACATCAGCGACTTCTTGGGCTTTTCCTTCCGCAATCCGCACCATCCTGATGATCCCATTACTTTCCGTCATTTGTTGACACACACTACAAGCTTGAATGAGGATGAGACAGGTGGAGAATTGTATGTCGTCTTCTCACAAGCATCACGAAAATCAGACCCACCTACCATGGAGGATTTGTTAGTACCTGGAGGATCGTTGTATACGGACAGCTTATGGAGCTCCAATCGACCAGGTGATCCTAGCAGTTTTTCCTATTCTAACCTAGCATCCATGATTGTGGCAGCTTTAGTAGAACGGATGTCTAGTGTACCGTTCGATCAATACTGCCGTGAACATATATTACGACCACTTGGAATGACAGGCTCCGATTTTAATGTACAAGCGATGAAAGACATCAATAAGCTCGGTGTAATCTATAGCTGGGTAGACGGTCAATATGTCAGTGGAGTCGATGATTTCAAATGTGTGAAGCCTGAGCCGATCGACTGGTCAGGCTATGTGCCGGGGACAAATGGCTCTCTCTTTGGACCACAAGGTGGTTTGCGTACGAATGCGCGAGAACTGAGTAAATTCATGATGGCTTTCCTACAAGGAGGAGCCAACGAAGGAGCACGAATCCTGCAGCCAAAAACCGTTGAGATGATGCTCACTTCACAGTGGACGTTTGAGGGAGTAGATCCCGGCTTTAACGAAATCGGCTTGCAATTCCATATTACCAATCAATTCATTCCGAATAAAAAGATGTTTGGCCACGGCGGCAGCGCGTATGGACTATACTCTGGCTTGTATTTTAGCCGTGAAGAAGATTTCGGCATTGTCTTTTTGACAAATGGCTCCAACGCCGATGAGGGCACTCGTGGTTCGTTCAACAACGTGGAGGAAGCGCTGATCGATACGTTGTACGAAGAACTAATAAAAGAGTAA
- a CDS encoding energy-coupling factor ABC transporter ATP-binding protein, producing MGAIELRNVSFAYPNGHTANEHLNLEIKSGERVAIVGQNGAGKTTAVKLMNGLNKPTQGDVLVNGINTKEKTAAQISAFVGYVFQNPDEQIFNTSVKTEIEYMLHYMKLDQTEIDRRVERAVELTGIKRYLNMNPYDVPYSMRKFVTIAVVLAMETPYLILDEPTAGQDMDGIFTLARLMDVLREEGKSVITITHDMEFVADYFSRVVVMANKRIVADESAREIFWNEEWITEARIKKPQISELAKELGIDGSILYRNELVNVLAFDKNK from the coding sequence ATGGGAGCAATTGAATTAAGAAATGTTTCGTTCGCTTACCCCAACGGCCATACCGCCAATGAACATTTGAACCTCGAAATCAAAAGCGGCGAAAGAGTAGCGATAGTGGGCCAGAATGGAGCAGGAAAAACAACGGCAGTCAAGCTGATGAATGGTTTGAACAAACCTACACAGGGCGATGTGCTTGTAAATGGAATCAATACGAAAGAGAAGACTGCTGCCCAAATCTCAGCGTTTGTTGGATATGTGTTTCAGAATCCTGATGAACAAATTTTCAACACTTCAGTCAAGACGGAAATTGAATATATGCTGCACTATATGAAACTGGATCAAACAGAAATCGATCGCCGGGTAGAACGTGCAGTTGAGCTTACAGGGATCAAAAGATATCTGAACATGAATCCGTATGATGTTCCGTATTCCATGCGAAAATTTGTGACGATTGCAGTCGTTCTCGCCATGGAGACACCTTATCTCATTCTGGACGAGCCTACGGCAGGCCAGGATATGGATGGAATTTTCACACTCGCAAGACTCATGGATGTGTTGCGGGAGGAAGGTAAGAGCGTTATTACGATCACCCATGATATGGAGTTCGTAGCTGATTATTTTAGCAGAGTAGTGGTCATGGCTAACAAACGAATCGTCGCGGATGAATCAGCCAGAGAAATTTTCTGGAATGAAGAGTGGATCACCGAAGCCAGAATCAAGAAGCCGCAGATCAGCGAGCTTGCAAAAGAACTGGGAATCGATGGATCGATCCTGTATAGAAATGAACTAGTCAATGTACTAGCCTTTGACAAAAATAAATAA
- a CDS encoding MFS transporter, with translation MATLFLLIIYLAFISLGLPDSLLGAAWPVMQVDYDAPFEMAGWLFMIIAAGTIVSSLVSGTILRRFGTGKVTLVSCLMTAGALLGIPFSSSLVWLALCAVPLGLGAGAVDSGLNHYVAAHYKAHHMSWLHCFWGVGATLGPIIMAQFISEQNTWKHGYLTVACIQFALVVILIFTLPLWERVAKTNKRVAQLEPVENEGYSDGNMTESTKPMQIKGVKLALISFLLYCGVEATIGLWGSSFFVDAKQISASDAAKWVSFYYAGITVGRFLTGFITFSVSNRVLIRAGQLTALFGATLLVLPLPPNFSLAGLPIVGLGLAPIYPCMLHETPVRFGRKQAQSIMGFQMAVAYTGSTLMPPLLGLLASYSTIEIFPFYIVVSAAAMLLFSERLNVFLKRAHIEQTTTSDVNQGGA, from the coding sequence ATGGCAACTCTCTTTTTACTGATCATTTATTTAGCGTTTATTAGTTTGGGGTTACCGGATTCATTACTAGGTGCGGCATGGCCCGTCATGCAAGTGGATTATGACGCGCCGTTTGAGATGGCTGGCTGGCTTTTCATGATCATCGCGGCTGGCACGATTGTGTCTAGTTTGGTCAGCGGAACCATACTGAGACGGTTCGGAACAGGGAAAGTCACACTGGTAAGTTGCCTCATGACAGCAGGTGCCCTGTTAGGGATTCCTTTTTCTTCCTCACTTGTGTGGTTAGCATTGTGTGCAGTTCCGCTTGGATTAGGAGCTGGAGCCGTCGACTCAGGACTAAACCATTACGTTGCCGCTCATTACAAAGCTCACCACATGAGCTGGCTGCATTGTTTTTGGGGAGTCGGAGCTACGCTTGGACCCATCATTATGGCTCAATTTATTTCTGAGCAAAACACCTGGAAGCATGGTTACCTCACTGTAGCCTGCATTCAGTTTGCATTAGTGGTGATCCTGATCTTCACACTCCCGTTATGGGAGCGGGTAGCAAAAACCAACAAAAGAGTCGCACAACTTGAACCAGTAGAGAACGAAGGCTACTCTGATGGCAACATGACCGAATCTACGAAACCAATGCAAATAAAGGGAGTTAAATTGGCCCTTATCTCTTTCTTATTGTATTGCGGAGTCGAAGCAACCATAGGCTTGTGGGGAAGCAGCTTTTTCGTAGATGCTAAACAAATCTCCGCTTCCGACGCTGCAAAATGGGTTTCCTTCTATTACGCCGGCATTACAGTCGGTAGATTCCTAACGGGGTTTATTACTTTTTCAGTCAGTAACCGTGTTCTTATACGCGCAGGTCAACTCACAGCTCTCTTCGGTGCGACACTCCTGGTCTTGCCTTTGCCACCAAATTTCTCGCTTGCAGGATTACCGATTGTAGGGCTAGGTCTAGCACCGATCTATCCGTGTATGCTGCATGAAACACCCGTTCGTTTTGGCAGAAAGCAGGCCCAGTCAATTATGGGCTTCCAAATGGCTGTTGCTTATACGGGCAGCACGTTGATGCCACCTCTCCTCGGATTACTGGCGTCCTACTCAACGATCGAGATATTTCCTTTCTATATTGTCGTGTCAGCTGCAGCTATGCTGTTGTTCTCCGAGAGATTGAATGTCTTTTTGAAGAGAGCACATATTGAGCAAACCACTACATCGGATGTTAATCAGGGTGGGGCATAA
- a CDS encoding helix-turn-helix domain-containing protein: MEATQHLINRLRQTFSEQSFILWLLASHDRQFRLLHQEDHHVGATPSVSTPREAFQVEGEMYRWEESAEMVLLRFFFPEEGQAVVELASEAIVVPSSEKIELLWLSFQLVLAEETIRTKTEEWAKLLQGIRAISSMLDINSIVREIIGNALAVIPAADAGLLHLYDPAIDRLVPKATVGFHDRVFQYFKLRIGESIAGKVYQDGTARIYRTHPETKQAMMDISSENYRILNDAKELGDLNGLLCVPISIANKRIGVLVLHQFHQDKVFTDYDLSVLQGFADQTAIALHNAKLYADARTKHDDLVKRNRIHEALKQLSLQNKGTDSIVRALARMSLKPVIFADWLEQRYYPEDSPIPFSWEELSLLLGNRRNPVSVRLSSLGIGDQHVMLYPLGNGSVLLGCLLIPMKDDRLSELQRVTIEQGSAVLTLDLVKKQSLSSIMYKRTHDLFLGLVDSKGADLQERAQVLGLHPYYPSLVVFAYFSRCHDLTILEANIHRLVTRWKWEFSSSQILVYGFHNHVTILAQPKAATEIKEMVARLQAASEEWEQGAEASLSIGVGSVYTGIERIGKSFEEAKKAAHYLMNRGRYGVARYGDLGVNRLILNQSQEEIDAFVRDVFGPFWEGQEKHQELEHTLLTYMECSQSPQQTARELHIHVNTLYQRLRKIEELLLIDLRQPEDVLKVQLACHLRRES, translated from the coding sequence ATGGAAGCTACTCAACATCTGATCAATCGATTACGCCAGACGTTCTCTGAACAATCTTTCATCCTCTGGCTCCTCGCCTCACATGATCGGCAGTTTCGACTCCTTCACCAGGAGGATCATCATGTAGGGGCTACACCATCCGTAAGTACACCCCGAGAAGCCTTCCAGGTCGAGGGCGAGATGTATCGATGGGAAGAATCAGCTGAGATGGTCTTGCTGCGATTTTTCTTTCCTGAAGAGGGACAAGCGGTCGTCGAGCTGGCTTCCGAAGCCATTGTCGTACCTTCTTCCGAAAAAATAGAGTTGCTCTGGTTGTCTTTCCAGCTCGTACTGGCGGAAGAAACGATCCGAACCAAAACAGAAGAGTGGGCAAAGCTGTTGCAAGGCATCCGTGCTATCTCATCCATGCTGGATATCAACAGCATCGTCCGCGAAATTATCGGCAATGCCCTGGCTGTTATTCCTGCTGCGGATGCTGGTCTGCTGCATCTCTATGACCCTGCCATCGATCGGTTAGTCCCAAAGGCGACTGTCGGCTTTCACGATCGGGTGTTCCAGTATTTCAAACTACGAATTGGCGAATCGATTGCGGGGAAAGTCTATCAGGACGGTACAGCACGAATCTATCGCACTCATCCGGAGACCAAACAGGCCATGATGGACATCTCGTCAGAAAACTATCGCATTTTAAACGATGCGAAAGAGCTTGGGGACTTGAATGGTCTCTTGTGTGTTCCGATCTCTATCGCGAACAAGCGGATCGGCGTTCTCGTGCTTCACCAGTTCCATCAGGACAAGGTGTTTACCGATTATGATTTGTCCGTTCTGCAAGGCTTTGCGGATCAGACCGCTATTGCTTTGCATAACGCCAAATTATACGCCGATGCACGAACAAAACATGACGATCTCGTTAAAAGAAACAGAATCCATGAAGCACTCAAACAGTTGTCTTTGCAAAACAAAGGGACGGATTCGATCGTTCGCGCATTAGCCCGCATGAGCCTCAAGCCCGTCATCTTTGCCGACTGGCTGGAGCAACGTTATTATCCCGAAGACAGTCCAATCCCGTTTAGTTGGGAAGAACTGTCCTTATTGTTAGGGAACAGAAGGAACCCCGTCTCTGTTCGCCTTTCATCGCTAGGCATCGGCGATCAGCATGTTATGCTCTATCCCTTAGGAAATGGAAGCGTCTTATTAGGCTGCCTACTTATTCCGATGAAAGACGACAGACTTTCAGAGCTCCAACGCGTTACCATTGAGCAAGGAAGCGCGGTCTTGACATTGGATTTGGTAAAAAAGCAATCACTCAGCTCGATCATGTACAAACGAACTCACGACCTCTTTTTGGGGTTAGTGGACAGCAAAGGGGCAGATCTACAGGAACGTGCCCAAGTCCTCGGCTTACATCCTTACTATCCCTCCCTTGTTGTCTTTGCCTACTTCAGTCGATGTCATGACTTGACCATCCTCGAAGCGAACATACACCGGCTGGTAACAAGATGGAAATGGGAATTTTCCAGCTCCCAAATCCTCGTGTACGGCTTTCATAATCACGTGACGATATTGGCTCAACCTAAAGCTGCGACAGAAATCAAAGAAATGGTGGCACGATTGCAGGCAGCATCGGAAGAATGGGAACAGGGAGCAGAAGCATCCCTTTCCATCGGTGTTGGCAGTGTCTATACAGGCATCGAACGGATTGGCAAAAGCTTCGAGGAGGCAAAAAAGGCAGCGCACTATCTGATGAACCGAGGGCGTTATGGAGTGGCACGGTACGGGGATTTGGGCGTCAATCGATTGATCCTCAATCAATCTCAAGAGGAAATTGATGCATTCGTCCGTGATGTTTTCGGCCCGTTTTGGGAAGGACAAGAAAAACATCAAGAACTGGAACACACCCTGCTCACGTATATGGAATGCAGCCAGTCCCCTCAACAGACCGCACGCGAGCTGCACATTCACGTAAATACGCTTTATCAGCGGTTGCGAAAAATTGAAGAACTGTTGCTCATTGATCTGCGTCAGCCGGAGGACGTTCTCAAGGTGCAATTGGCTTGTCATCTCCGTCGGGAATCGTGA
- a CDS encoding DinB family protein encodes MSDLKLIEAYKNNLQNYSLEQLRHITEQGVWSLGQMYSHLILVALEYLDNVESCAKASEEQLLGKTNAGERLYKLGAFPPIKIKLPDLPENTPSNSERKEDPIDGLNQVQQKMMEWEWKVDTVNPNYKAEHDGFGWLNAREWFDLIDMHFRHHLSQQRELEHKLGL; translated from the coding sequence ATGAGCGATTTGAAGTTGATTGAGGCATACAAAAACAACTTACAAAATTATTCGCTGGAGCAGTTGAGACATATAACCGAGCAAGGAGTTTGGTCGCTCGGCCAGATGTACAGCCACTTGATCCTTGTAGCTCTGGAATACCTCGACAATGTGGAAAGCTGTGCAAAAGCAAGTGAAGAGCAGTTGCTCGGTAAGACGAATGCTGGGGAGCGACTGTACAAGCTCGGAGCATTTCCACCGATAAAAATCAAGTTGCCTGATTTGCCTGAAAACACACCAAGCAATTCAGAAAGGAAGGAAGACCCCATCGACGGGCTCAATCAGGTACAGCAGAAGATGATGGAATGGGAATGGAAAGTGGATACCGTGAATCCAAACTATAAAGCCGAACATGATGGCTTCGGCTGGCTGAACGCGCGGGAATGGTTCGACCTTATCGATATGCATTTCCGTCACCACTTGAGTCAGCAGAGGGAATTGGAACACAAACTTGGGTTATAA
- a CDS encoding NAD(P)-dependent oxidoreductase, whose protein sequence is MDAVGVIGVGAMGKGMIGSLLQKGYRVFAYDPIPAAQDWAKEVGAQVADSPAEVGRMAHVVITSLPGPAIVEQVLLGMDGLYSTLAPGSYVLDASTIDPATAKRLHEAGLEKGISYFDCPVSGGPAGAAAGTLTIMVGGDESKLPEITPYLQGIGKEVFYLGESGAGQVAKLCHNSVVAVITAALGEAFTVGAKAGVDPQKLAAVMDKGSAHNRVLSVFGPNILYGTYEKTIFSLDHMHKDLHLYTKAAQEKQVPVLVGGTVAQMYEAAKAQGKGAWDSSAVCSVTEELANAKISK, encoded by the coding sequence ATGGATGCGGTAGGTGTAATTGGCGTCGGGGCTATGGGCAAGGGAATGATTGGTAGTTTGCTGCAAAAAGGATACCGGGTATTTGCTTATGATCCCATACCTGCGGCCCAGGACTGGGCGAAGGAAGTAGGAGCCCAAGTAGCCGATTCACCAGCGGAAGTGGGAAGAATGGCACATGTAGTGATTACCTCTCTGCCCGGCCCGGCGATTGTGGAACAGGTATTGCTGGGAATGGATGGTCTATATTCGACGCTCGCACCGGGCAGCTACGTTTTGGATGCAAGCACGATTGATCCGGCAACAGCCAAAAGGCTCCATGAGGCAGGTCTGGAAAAAGGAATCTCTTATTTTGATTGTCCGGTTAGCGGCGGTCCAGCAGGTGCTGCAGCCGGTACCTTAACCATTATGGTTGGTGGAGATGAATCCAAGCTACCTGAAATTACTCCCTATTTACAAGGGATCGGCAAAGAAGTCTTTTACTTAGGTGAATCCGGAGCAGGTCAGGTAGCAAAGCTATGTCATAATTCCGTGGTTGCCGTTATCACCGCAGCATTGGGAGAAGCATTCACGGTAGGAGCCAAAGCTGGTGTCGATCCGCAAAAATTGGCTGCGGTAATGGACAAAGGTTCTGCCCATAATCGAGTCCTTTCTGTCTTCGGTCCGAACATCTTGTACGGGACCTATGAAAAGACGATTTTTTCCCTTGATCACATGCATAAAGACCTGCATTTATACACGAAAGCGGCACAAGAAAAGCAGGTCCCGGTATTAGTGGGAGGGACCGTCGCCCAAATGTACGAAGCGGCAAAAGCACAAGGGAAGGGCGCGTGGGACTCCTCAGCTGTATGCTCGGTTACGGAAGAGCTGGCAAATGCGAAGATTTCCAAATAA
- a CDS encoding GntR family transcriptional regulator yields the protein MLNKDDFVPLYIQLQRKLRTQILNGEFKEGEAIPSETEIMKTFQSTRGTVRKAIALLVSEGLVHQVQGKGTFVLLRPLSYTLTNFGGFTDYLKSRKEIAVSKVLEHCRVIVDGKEYYKLVRARGVKKEDRIKYLMIDTSLIPLHLFPGLDQYDFERESLYQVFREKYQIYPKRAEINLSPEKINAQTREILQVDKTEVALLKSEGSIFDQNDVEIEKVKIICGPNVEIKIMTNINGESNFAE from the coding sequence TTGCTGAATAAAGACGACTTCGTTCCTCTATATATCCAATTGCAACGCAAGCTGAGAACTCAGATTTTAAACGGAGAATTCAAGGAAGGAGAAGCTATCCCTTCCGAAACAGAAATTATGAAAACGTTTCAATCCACACGAGGAACCGTTCGAAAAGCGATTGCCTTATTAGTGAGCGAGGGGTTAGTCCATCAGGTACAAGGAAAAGGAACCTTCGTCCTCTTAAGACCGTTAAGCTACACCTTGACCAATTTTGGCGGGTTTACGGATTATTTGAAGAGTAGAAAAGAAATAGCCGTATCCAAAGTATTGGAGCATTGTAGGGTCATTGTGGACGGAAAGGAATATTACAAGCTGGTTAGAGCGCGAGGTGTGAAAAAGGAAGATAGAATCAAGTACTTGATGATCGATACTTCCTTGATCCCTCTCCACTTGTTTCCTGGTCTCGATCAGTACGATTTTGAACGTGAGTCTCTGTATCAAGTCTTCAGAGAAAAATACCAGATTTATCCGAAACGTGCAGAAATCAATCTATCGCCTGAGAAAATCAATGCACAAACGCGAGAAATCCTGCAGGTAGATAAAACGGAAGTGGCATTATTGAAGTCAGAAGGTAGCATTTTTGATCAGAACGATGTTGAGATAGAAAAGGTCAAGATTATTTGCGGGCCGAATGTTGAAATAAAAATCATGACAAATATCAATGGCGAGTCAAATTTTGCGGAGTAA
- a CDS encoding energy-coupling factor ABC transporter ATP-binding protein, translating into MNRIELKNVSYQYPLTQEFALKDIHFQFEPGKLYGIIGSNGAGKTTLCNLVRGLIPHFYQGELTGEVLIDGKDVRDWESSELSAKIGYIFQNPFSQISGVKETVFEEIALGLENLGIEKDEMIDRIIEVVKLLKLEELIKKNPNNLSGGQRQRVAFASIIVMNNDLLVIDEPTSQLDPQSTHDVFEIIHMLKQQGKTILLVEHKVDLIAEYSDDVLVMQKGQIVFSGPTGEVLSNKDLLNKGASIPQVALLGHEMKEANKPFESVPITKSQAKEQIMKRMGKAYGSN; encoded by the coding sequence ATGAACCGTATCGAGCTGAAAAATGTCTCCTACCAATATCCACTAACGCAAGAATTCGCACTGAAGGATATTCATTTTCAGTTTGAGCCAGGGAAGCTCTATGGAATAATCGGTTCAAACGGTGCAGGAAAAACAACATTATGCAATCTAGTTAGGGGACTCATCCCACATTTCTATCAAGGCGAACTTACTGGTGAAGTTTTGATCGATGGAAAAGATGTGCGAGATTGGGAAAGCAGTGAGCTATCCGCGAAGATCGGCTACATTTTTCAAAATCCATTTTCTCAGATCAGCGGTGTGAAAGAGACCGTATTTGAAGAAATCGCACTGGGACTGGAGAATCTGGGTATCGAAAAGGATGAGATGATCGACAGGATCATCGAAGTGGTGAAGTTGTTGAAGCTGGAAGAATTGATCAAAAAGAATCCCAACAACCTCTCAGGAGGTCAACGCCAAAGGGTTGCCTTCGCTTCGATCATTGTGATGAACAATGACCTTCTCGTAATTGACGAGCCTACTTCACAACTTGATCCACAAAGCACACATGATGTATTTGAGATTATCCATATGTTGAAGCAACAGGGGAAAACCATCTTGCTGGTAGAACATAAGGTCGATCTGATCGCGGAGTATTCCGATGACGTATTGGTTATGCAAAAAGGGCAGATTGTTTTTAGCGGTCCGACAGGAGAAGTTCTGTCGAATAAGGATCTCTTGAACAAAGGTGCTTCCATACCACAGGTGGCTTTGTTGGGACATGAAATGAAGGAGGCGAATAAACCGTTCGAGTCGGTCCCGATAACCAAATCGCAGGCCAAAGAGCAGATTATGAAAAGGATGGGAAAGGCATATGGGAGCAATTGA